A stretch of DNA from Acidobacteriota bacterium:
GTTCCTCGCCGCGATGTCGTCGAGGTAGAACGTCGCGCAGTTCTCGATGACCGGCAGATAGAGCCAGCGGGTGATCGGGCTGTACGCCATCCCGTTCCATTGTTTTCCGCCAGCCACGCCCGGACAGACCAGCGCGCCTTCTGCAGAAGGTATGGCTTTCGGATCCACGAGCGGCCGCCCTTCGCCGGTCAGGCCGAGCGTCCAGGTCGTCCGAACGTACGGCTTGCCGAAGAGAAACTGCCCGGTGAGCCGATCGATGGCGTAGAAGTAGCCGTTCCGGTCGGCATGGACGATGACCTTGCGGCGCGCACCCTTGAAATCGATCTCCAGCGGTATGTTCTCGTTCGTGCCGTCGAAGTCCCAGAGGTCGTGCGGTGTGAACTGAAAGTGCCAGCGTACGGCGCCGGTTTCAGGATCCAACGCAACGACCGAATCGGAGTACAGATTGTCGCCCGGGCGCCTGTCGCCTTCGTGAATGGGGAACGGCTGGCCTACGCCCCAGTAGATGAGGTTCGTCTCGGGATCGTACGTTCCGTGCAGCCACGGCGCGGCGCCGCCGGTACGCCACGCGTCCTCGGTCCAAGTCTCATGGCCGGGCTCGCCTGGCGCGGGCACGGTGTAGAACCTCCAGAGTCTCCGTCCCGTCGCCGCGTCGTAGGCATCGATGAACCCGCGGCTCGGCAGATCGCCGCCTCCGACGCCGATGAACAGGCGGTTGCCGACGACGAGCGGCGGCTGCTTCGCATTGAGATTCGTACGGCCCGGTTCCAGCTCGACGTCCCAGCGCACCTGACCCGTGCGCGCATCGAGCGCGACGAGATGCGCGTCGAGCGTCGGCACGTAGACCAGGTCGTTCCAGATCGCGACGCCGCGATTGGTGGGGCCGCAACAGTACCGCAGGTCTTTCGGCGCGGGCAGGCGCCGCTGGTAGTGCCAGATCTCCGCGCCGGTGCGGGCGTCGATCGCGAAGACATGGTTCCACGCGGTGCTCAGGTAGATGACGCCGTCGACAATCAGCGGCATCGCCGCCAAGCCATCCTGCACGCCCGTCTGGAACGTCCAGGCGGGCACGAGCCGTCGCACGTTGGTCCGATCGATGCTCGCGAGCGAACTGAAACGCCGCTGGCCGTAGTCGCCGCCATACATCAGCCACTCGTCGGGCGCGGGCGCGGCCAGACGCTCAGGCGACACGTTGACGGGTGGCCCGGTGACCGTGGACGACGGCACGTTCTGCGTGCGACTCCATTCGCGCAGCAGCCTCACAATCCCGGCGACGTCGCCGTCGTCGAGCGTCGTCCCGAAGGCCGGCATGGCGGTGGTCGGCACGCCCTGCCGAATGATGGTGGCTATCTGCTCGTCCGTACGCTCGGCGTGCCAGCGGGGGTTCGTCAGGTCCGGACCGAAAGCCCCCTGGCCCAGCGGTCCATGGCACGTCGCGCAATGATTGGCGAAGAGGCCACGGACGCCCGTCGAGGCGTCGCGCGATCGGAACGGACGCGACAGCGTCGCGACGACGTCCAGCGCGCCGAAAGCGCCCTGCGTCGCCGCGACCATCTGGGCTTGGCCCATCGACGTCACGGCCAGCCGGGCCTCGGGAACCGCCAGCGGCAACACGACAATCGCCGCCAGGGCGAGGCCGGCGACCAGACCAATCACACGACGTGAAGACATGATCAATCCAGGGACAAGCGCCTGTTCAGATGCCGGAAGTCTCGATGACTACGCGGTCGCAGTGCTCCGGCGCGCAGCACGGTCGAGCCCGCCGAGCGTGATCCACTGCCACACGTAGAAGCTGTTGTCGCTCGCGCCGGCGAGGTACGCCGCCCACTCGCGACGCACGACCGGCGCGCTCAGCCACTGACCGCCGACGCTGTCGAGCGCCTGCTCGATACGGTCCGTGGCCCAGGGGCGAAGGGGGCCCTTCAGCCATTCGCGCTGAGGCGTTTGCACGGGCCGCTTCGGCGCCTGCACGACGCCGTCGGGCACGAGCGTCGCCGCGATCTCGCGCAGCATCCACTTGCCGACCGCGCCGCGGCGCTTGCGGTCGGTGGGCTGACGCATGGCCAGCTCGACGAGCCGATGATCGAGGAACGGTTCGCGCAGCTCCGTCGACGCCCGCATGGACACGCGGTCGTTGAACCGCAGCGCGCGCGGCAGCTTCGACCGGGAGAGATCGCGATACTGCGCATTGCGCAGTGCATCCGGAAACGGCGTGTCGGCCGCGGACGGTTCGGCCAGCGCCCGGAATTCCGGTGTCAACGCATCGGGTCTCAACGGCGCGTCCGCGCTCCCCTGAATCAGAGCGGGCGGCGCCGAGTCGAGCGCGCGCGCGTAGTAGTCGTAGCCCGCCCACTGCTCGTCCATCCCCTGACCGTCGAGCAGCACGATCACGCCCCGCGCGCGCGCCTCCTCGAACAGCCGGGCATACGCAAGCGTCGGCAGGCCGCCAGATGGCCCATCCTGCGCGCGATCGACTGACGCAGCCAGGTCGGGCACCTGCTCCGGCGTGAGCCGGCAGACGACGAGCGGATGGCGAGTTCGCGCGAGCATCGCCTTCACCCACGGGAGCTCGTCGTATCGTTCGTCACCGGTGACGAACGTGAACGCCGCGACGTCGCTCTCGACGGGCTGCACGCGGTGAATCGCGCCGATCAGCACCGAGGAGTCGAGCCCGCCGCTCAGCGCGACGCCCACCGGCACGTCGGCGCGGAAGCGAAGCCTGACGCTCTCTTCGAGCAGCGCCTCGTACTCCTCGCGCACCTCGCTCTCGCTGCGCGCGTCGAACTCCGTTCCGATCCGCTGCGGCAAGTCGTACCAGCGCCACGTGCGAAGCGTGCCGTCGGTCCATTCGCCGGCCCATCCGCCTGGCAGCGCGCGAACGTCCTTCCAGAACGTCCGCGAGGTCCCGTCGAGCGTGCCGTACGCGAGATAGCTGGCCCACGCCGCCGGATCCGGATCTTCCGGTACACCGGCAGCGTGAAGCGCCTTGATCTCGCTCGCGACGATGAGCGACCCGTCGGCGCCGGTGTGCAGGTGCAGCGGTTTGACGCCGAAGCGATCGCGCGCGAGGAACAGGCGGCGGCGCCGAGCATCCCAGATGGCGAACGCGAACATCCCGAGCAGCCGATCGAGGCAGGCATCGCCCCAGCGTTCGTATGCGGCCAGCAAGACCTCCGTATCCGTGCCGGTGCGGAACGGATACTCGTCCAACTCGGTCCTGAGCTCGAGGTAGTTGTAGATCTCGCCGTTGAAGACGACCGCCGTCTGGCCGCTGGCGCTCGACATCGGCTGGCGGCCGGCGTCCGACAGATCGAGGATGGACAGCCGGTCGTGGCCCAGCACGACCCCCGGCGCGATGAGACGCGCTGCCTGCGCGTCCGGCCCCCGGTGCCCTTGCGCGGCGATCATGCGTTCGACCAGCGGCAGCGACGCGCCGGGGCCGCACATGGCGGCAATGCCACACATCTCAGCGCTCCCGCCTCGCCCGCAGCACGCGTGCGGCATCGACGAGGTCGGCCTCGGAATCGATGTTCACCGCCGAGTCGGCATCGACCTCAAGGCCCAACAACCGGCGGCCATAGAGCGTGCCGGCACGTAGGCAGTCGACCCGCGTCACGTACACGGACCCGGCGCGGTGATACGCCGGCGGCAACGCCTGGCGGCGCGCGATGGGTGCCGCCTCGCCGGTCGACAACCGCAACGAGCCGTCGTCGCCGCGGAAGTACACCCAGTGCGGGTTGTACTCGACGGGCACCGGCCTGACGGTCACGACGGCGTCCGCGGCCTCGGCATCGAGCAAGCGAACGCATGCGTCGATTTGCGCGGCCGTCACGCAAGGGCTCGTCGGCTGCAGCAGGCAGACCGCGTCGAACCGGTCGCCGCCTGCCTCGAGCACGTCGAGCGCGTGCTGGATGACCGGCAGCGTCGGCGTGTCGTCACGGCCCAGATCGGCTGGCCGGCGAAACGGCACTTCGATCCCGCACCCGCTCGCCACCGCCGCGATCTCCTCGTCGTCGGTGCTGACGATGATGCGCGCGAGGGTGGCCGCCGCAGACGCTGCTGCCGCGACGTAGGACAAGAGCGGGCGGCCCTCGAGCGATCGCACGTTCTTCCTCGGGACGCCCTTGGACCCGCCGCGTGCCGGAATCAGGCCGAGCACGCGCACGTCAGCCGGCCACCGCAGCGTCGGTCTGTCCGATCCGCGCCGACCATCCGAAGAACATCCGATCCTGCTCGTCTCGCAGCTCGTCGATGAGCCGGCCCGCCGGCAGCTCGACGTCCTCGTACGTGAGGACCTCGTCCTTGGCCACGTCACGGGTGAGGCGCCCGCCTTCGGCCACGCCGATGGGCAACAGCCGCCGCGCGTGCGTCACGTCGGCGTTCTCGCACAACCCGTAGGTCGCGTACCCTCCGAGACCGTCGAGTTCCTCCCCGGTCCTGAGGTCCCGCTTCGCCGCAGTCACGACATCCACGCGCGGCCCATGGTCGGGGGCGATGATGACGTCGCGATACAGCGCGACCCGCGCGACCGAGATCGGCACTTCCAGGGCCGTCAGGTGATAGGGCACGTAGAAGCTGTAGAGCGGGCCCTGGCCGAGCTTGCCGTAATCCAGATACACGCGCTGGATGTCGTCCTGGCGTTCGGCGAACACGAAGACCCCCGGGCTCGGTGCCGCACCGACCACGTAGTCGACGATGCCGCCGAGCGCACGCAGCTCGTCGACGTCGAACTTGCCGGTGAGCTCGTCGACGTGCCCGGTGTGCTCGAGACCGAGCATGCCGCGGCGCGCCACGCACATGCCCGTCGCATTGGCCACGATGGCCTGCTCGAACGAGATCTTGGTGCCGTCCGCGAAGCTCGTGACCATGTGGGGGGTCTGCCCCCACCGCGCGGCGAATCCTGCCTGCGTCGTGGGCGTCCGATACCGGTCCTGCAGCCCCTTGATGTTGCCGCACACCAACGGCCGCAGGCCGAGACCGCGGACGAACCGGACGAGGTTGAGCTGGACGCCCGGCTGATCGCCATCACATCCCGTGACGATCACGTCGGCCCGATCCGCGTGGACTTTGAGCAGCGGACCGACGGTGCCGTCGACTTCGGCGTTCATCAGGATCAGGTCCTTGCCACGCCGAATGGACTCGAGCGCGAACGACGCGCCGAACGGCACGGCGCCGGTGGCGTCGACGAGGATGTCGAGGGACTCGGCCGCTGTCAGGAGCCGCGCGTCCGACGTGATCCCGCAGGCGCCGCTCGCGATCGCGTCGTCGAGATCGGCCGTTGTCTCGGCGACGCGGACGTCGGTCAGCCCCGCCTCGCGACACGCGCGCGCGGCTCGATCGATCTCGCGGCTGAACACGGCCGAAATCCGGAGGCCGGGCGAGTAGTTGGCGAGCTGGTTGACGATCCCGCGCCCCATGAATCCCGCGCCGGCCAATCCCACCCGTACCGGTTTGCCGGCCACCGCCCGCGCCTTCAGTGCCGTGTCCACGATCATCATGTCCGGGGATCTCCTTCGACCTCGACGGGCCGCTCGAGCAACGGCCAGACCCGATCCTTGTCGCTCATCTCGGTCAACGGCAGCGGCCAGCGGATCTTGATCGCCGGGTCGTCGTAGCGCACGCCGCCTTCCGCCGCCGCATCGTAGACGGCGTCCACCCAATACGACAGCTCGGTCTCGTCCTCGAGCGTCTGATACCCGTGCGCGCAGCCGCGCGGAATCAGCAGGGATCGGTGATTCGCCGCCGTCAGCTCGACGGCCACGTGCCGCCGCCAGGTCGGAGAGCCAGGGCGGAGATCGACGACCACGTCGAGCACGGCTCCACGCGTGCAACGCACCAGCTTCGTCTCCGCCGACGGCGCGCGCTGATAGTGGAGCCCACGGATCGTCCCCGCCCGGCGGTTGAACGCGATGTTCGCCTGGACGACGTCGAGGTGCAGCCCGTGCTGCGCCAGCTCGTTCCGGCAGAACGCCCTGGCGAAGAACCCTCTCGCATCGTGCCGCGGCTCGACATCGAGCGTGTACGAGCCTGGAATGAGCGTCGGCGTCACGATCACGGTTCACCAGATCTTCCAGGGCGCCCGCTGGCTCGCCCACAGGCTCTCGAGCAGGTGTTTGTCGCGCAGCGTGTCCATCGGCTGCCAGAAGCCCTGGTGCCGATAGGCCGACAGCTCGCCGGCTCGCGCGAGCTGCTGCATCGGCTCCTGTTCCCACACCGTCTCGTCGCCGGCGATGTAGTCGAAGATCGCCGGTTCGAGCACGAAGAAACCGCCGTTGATCCAGGCGCCGTCGCCGTCCGGTTTCTCGTGAAACGTCTGGATGCGGTGGGCATCGCGGCCGAGCGTGAACGCGCCGAACCGGCCCGGCGGCTGCACGGCCGTGAGCGTCGCCTTGGTCCCCTGCTGCCGGTGGAACGCGACGAGCGCGGCGATGTCGACGTCGGCCACGCCGTCGCCGTAGGTCATGCAGAACGTCCGGTCGCCCAGGTGGTGGCGGACGCGACCGAGCCGTCCGCCCGTCATCGAGCCCTCGCCGGTGTCCACGACCGTGACGCGCCAGGGCTCGGCGCACGTCTGGTGGATCTGCATCTCGTTCGATCGGAGATCGAACGTCACGTCGGACCGGTTCAGGAAGTAGTTCGCGAAGTACTCCTTGATCACCTCGCCGCGGTACCCGGTGCAAATCACGAAATCGGTGAGGCCGTGCGCGCCGAAGATCTTCATGATGTGCCAGAGAATCGGGCGATGCCCGATCTCGATCATCGGTTTCGGCTTGACGATGCTCTCCTCGCTGATGCGGGAGCCCACACCACCAGCAAGAATGACGACTTTCATGCCCGTCTGCATGCGTTGTTCACCGTTGTTCCCCCTGGATGGCCCGTCGTGTCGTGCCTGCTTGGCATTTCGACGCCGTGTCTTCTGACCGATCCTCCGCCGAAATGCCAGCGAGTCCTGTCGCCGCAATCGTCGTGCGGCATCGCCGCTAGCGTGCCGACGCCGTCTCGCGCGGACGGACGACGCCCATCGCCTTGAGAGCGACGACGACGGGTCGGAACACGATGGCGGCCGGCGCGACCACGAGCAGCGCCAGCTCGCGCGCCAGATGCGAGCCGTAGCGGCCGAGGAATGCTCCCGTAAACGCCCGCGTCACCCTCGCCCTCGTCACGGCATCGACGCCGCGCGCCGAGCCGAGGTACCACACGCCGCGCGCGAACACGAGCAGGCACTTGAACCGGACGGTCGGCCATGCCGCGAGCTCCCTGAGCGACAGCCGTCGCGGCGAACCGAGCGGATCGTCCAGCGGCCCGGCCGTATGCCGATAGCGGACCAACGGGTCGGACAGGCGGCGAATCGGCCCGAGCTGCGCCATCTGGTAGAGCACGAGCGTGTCCTGTCCGCGGTGCTGCCGGAATACGGCCCGCCGCAGCGCGTCGAGCCCGTACAGGCCGTAGAGCATCGCGTTGTGCTGCAGTTGCGCGACGACCGTCGCCACGCGCTCGGCCGCATCGGCGCTGATGGCTTCGACGCGGTTCGCCACGGACACCGGCTCGCCGTTGGGGATCACGAGGTCGACGGGCCCGTGGACCAGCACCGTATCGGGATACTTTTCGAAAACGGCCACCGCGCGCGCGATCGCATCGGCCGGCCGCCAGTCGTCGGCGGCCTGCCAGAGGAAGTACGTGCCGCGCGACAGATCGCGCGCCCGGCAAAAGTTGGCGACGAGCGGAATCGTGTGCTCGAAGCGGTGGTAGCGGATTCGCGGATCCTTCGCGGCGAATTCGCGGCAGATGGTGCCGGTCTCGTCGCGTGATCCGTTGTCGACGATCACGAGCTCGTAATCCTGGAACGTCTGGGCCGCGATCATCTCCAGCGTCCGGCGAACGTACCGGCCGGCGTTGTACAACGGCATGCCGATGCTGACGAGCGGCGTCGCCGCCGTCGTGGAGGACGTGGCGGCCATCGACGGCACGGTCGGCCGGGCGCGGCTCACGATCCGCCGACGCGCCGATCCATCGGCGCCTCCGTCTGTGCCGTGCCCGCCAGTTGCCGGAATCCGATGACGCGGGCCGGCGTACCGGCCGCAATGGCGTACGGCGGCACGTCGCGCATCACCACCGAGCCGGCCGCCACGACGGCCCCCGTCCCGATGGTCACGCCGGACAAGACCGTCACGTTCGTGCCGAGCCATGCCTCCTCACCGATCGTGATGTCCCCTTTCGTCACGAGAGGCTGCCGGCGGATCGGGACCTCGGGCGCGATGCCGTGGTCATAGGGATACAACGCACAGCCGTAGGCCAGGCTCGCGCCGCGTCCGATGTGAATGGAGCCCTTGTACGCCATGAGCTGACACCGGGCGTGCACGGACACGTCGTCGGCGATCCCGATTGTCCCGTTCTCGCCCGTCTCGATGAACGACTCGCGATAGAGCTGCACGCGGTCTCCGATCGTGATTTCGCCCGAACCGTCCCGCGAGAAGATCACGACGCCCTCGGCGATGAAGGTGTGCCGTCCGCGATGACACCTCGGGTGATGGATCGTGGCACGCGGCGAGATGAAGCCGCCGGAACTGAGCCGCGCCAACTCGTTCTGCGCGCGATGCGGCGGCGCTGCCCAGCTCGCCACACGCATCGCGATCCGGCCGAGGCCGCGATCACCCGCCAGTCGCATCCACACCCGCATCCACAGCCGGCGCGGTTCACGCAGCGATCGCGCGGTCATCCCCACGATCTCGTCCGCCCTAGGGTTCACCCACGGCCTCGGGAATCGGCGCGGAAGCGTCGACCATCTCCAGTTCCTCGGTCGTCCACTCCAGCAGCGGCCGTATCGCGCCCGGAATGCCGGCCGGGTAGTCGCCGCGGGCGGTGTCGGCGTTCGGCGCGTCGAGGACCTGAAACGCCACGGCGTCGCGCTCCCAGAACTGCAGCACGTCGGGCTCGAGCGTCCGGACGGCCGGCCCAATCAGCATCATGCCTTCCGAGAGGAAGTTGCCCGGAATCCGTCCCGTCGTGACATACCGTCCGACCGGCCGCGGGCGCGATCGCCACGCGGGATCCTGGTCGTTCGCGACGAACGCGAACAGCCCTTGCCCGGTGTGCACGCTGAACTGCGGAAACAGGATCGCGCCCTCACGAATCACGTCGTATTCGAGCTCGATCGCGACCGGCTCGCGGATATCGATCGTGTCGACGATCTCGCCGTGCCGGTTCCGCACGCGCACGGCGCGCAGGCGCACGGCGTCGTGACCCGGCGCCCGGGCCGGATCCGGCCACTCGCGCGCCGCCGTCGTCCCCAGCCCCGAGTGCAGGTAGTGCGCCACGACGTCGGCCGCCGGCCCGTCGCGCCCGACCCGCCCATCGGCCAGCAGAATCGCCCGCGGGCACAGCCGCGTGATCGCCGGCATGCTGTGTGATACGAACAGCACCGTGCGCCCCTCGGCCCCCACCGCCTGCATCTTGTCCAGGCACTTGCGTTGAAACCGCGCATCGCCCACGGCCAGCACTTCGTCGACGAGCAAGATCTCCGGCTCGAGATGCGCCGCCACCGCGAAGGCGAGCCGCAGGTACATCCCCGACGAGTAGTGCTTGACCGGCGTGTCGACGAACTTCTCGACCTCGGCGAACGCCACCATCTCGTCGAACCGCCGGATCATGTCGCGCCGCGTCATCCCGAGAATCGCGCCGCTCAGGAAGATGTTCTCGCGGCCCGTCAACTCCGGATGGAACCCGGTGCCGACTTCGAGCAACGATCCGACCCGGCCCCAGAGGTCTACCGTTCCCTCGGTCGGATCGGTGATCCGCGAGAGGACCTTCAGCACCGTGCTCTTCCCTGCGCCGTTGCGGCCGATGATGCCGACGACTTCCCCGCGTTTGATCTCGAACGACACGTCGCGGAGCGCCCAGACGTGCTCCCGAGGAGGCCGGCGCGCCCGAAAGCCAGATCTCAGGCGCCCAGCGAGCCCACGCGTCGACGACACGAGCGAGTCTCGGAGGCTCTTGTACCGCTCCTTGTTCGCGCCAAGGCGATAGCGCTTTCCCAATCCGGCGACGACGATCGATGGCTGTGACATGGCGCGAGTCAGCGACCAGCCGTCGACGACGGCAGAACGACGACGGCCGCTGCGAGCGCTGCCGTGCGCGTCAGGCTGACGGCGTGCGGCAAGCGGCACGGCTGCGGCGGCGTCACGTGGTCCAGCCACGGACGCCCGCTTTCGTCGAGGCTGACCTGCAGGGCGCGAGGGTCCTCCCCCAGGAAGCGGGGATCGCACTTCTTCAGCGCCTCCTTCGCGCACCACCGCGCCGCGAAATGCCCACGCGGCTCTTCCTGCCTCGCGCAATAGCCGATCTCGGCCGCCGTGAAATGCGCCTGGTAGAACTCGTGCGTCCAGAAGTCGTCCGCCGACGGCATCGCCTCCACCAGCTCGATGTCGAGCCCAACCAGCAGGTCGTGCGTGCTCGTCGGATCGACTGGTGCGACGCGCATCGGCGCGGCGTCCGATAGCGGCCCAGGCTCCGCCGCGGAGGACGTGGACGGCGGTTCGCCGAACAGCGCCGCTTCGAGCTCACCGAACGTGGCCGCAGCCACGGCAGCCGACGAGTACACCCCGAGACGGCGTCGAATGGCGGCGAGCAGCAGGCCGCGGCCCGCCGAGCCGCGCAGCCGCGGGTGGCGCAGCGAGAAGTCCCGGCCGATCTGCTCGGCCGGCACTCCGTACATCTGCGCGACGATGCTTCGCAGCGTCACGGTGTCCGTGCGGCTCATGCGTACCAGTCCTGCAGGCAGACGGTGCACACGAGCTGTTCGGCACGGCCCGCGGCCGCGACCGCTCGCACCAGGAAGTGCCGCGTTTCCTCGAGCTCGTCGATGCTTCGCAGGCACAGCGCACATTCCGGCTCTGCCTTGGGCGGATCGGCGGTGATTCTTTTCGGAAGGCTCTGCTCGTGGCCGGCCAGCCGGTCTCGAAGTTCCTCGAGAAACGCCGTCGCCGACCGCCCGTCGGCCACCTGATGATCGAACCGCAGCACGAGATTGAAGATCTGGCTCCCCGGCGCGGGCGCGCACACACCGAGCACGGCCGACTGCCGCTCGCTCAGTACCGGCTGAACGTGCACGGCGCCCGTTGCCGAAAGATCCGTAATCGTGAACGTCGCTTCCGACAGGGCTCCCGGCGCCAGCGACTCGTCGAGGTAATCCATGATCAACTGCTGTTTCTCATCGAGGATCTGACGAACCGACTTCCGATCCGCCTCCTTGATGACGACGACCTTGAGGCCAAGGCCAAGGTCGACGGCGTAGCCGATATTGACGGCGCCGTACTGGTAGCAGGTGCCAGCGCTGTAGTAGGCATTGAGCCCCGGGTACCTCGACAGCAGCCGGGCACTTTCGAAGATCAGCGTGGCCGCGAACACTCCCGGAGCGCCGTCTTCCTCTGCGCTGAAGAGACGACCGTCGGTCGGCACCGGCACGGTCACCGAACTGGGAATCGTGTGCGAGTACGCGGCACGGATCTGATCGCCTTCGACGCGCTTGGCCCGGGGCAGGGGGACGGGAGTCACGCCGGCATGACCTCCGGCGCCG
This window harbors:
- a CDS encoding 2-oxo acid dehydrogenase subunit E2 translates to MSDIVPVRPPVESVNDSSVAVVEWLVNDGDFIEAGAPLVVLETTKTSFDVPAPASGVVWRVAAQGDDVPVDAVLCHIGPDAESTQAAALSRPDRVCSEPPARTSTASEPASMAADDGRACERGRDEPALRIGATPGRAPRFSERAADVAQRLSVDVRAFEGRLLVRERDVLLHAAAHDDRRPAAQVIEPSPGGALSNGAGGHAGVTPVPLPRAKRVEGDQIRAAYSHTIPSSVTVPVPTDGRLFSAEEDGAPGVFAATLIFESARLLSRYPGLNAYYSAGTCYQYGAVNIGYAVDLGLGLKVVVIKEADRKSVRQILDEKQQLIMDYLDESLAPGALSEATFTITDLSATGAVHVQPVLSERQSAVLGVCAPAPGSQIFNLVLRFDHQVADGRSATAFLEELRDRLAGHEQSLPKRITADPPKAEPECALCLRSIDELEETRHFLVRAVAAAGRAEQLVCTVCLQDWYA